CGGGGAAATTTTGCACCGCGGCAAACCGGTCATCGCTTTGAGCGAGACAAAACTTCGCGGCCCGCACAATGCGGAGAATCTCATGGCGGCACTCGCCGCGGGCGCCTGCCTCGGGGTGGATCTCGGCGCCATGCTTCCGGGTGCTCGCGCTTACGATCCGCCGCCGCACCGCTGCGAATTCGTGCGCGACATTGACGGTGTCACATGGGTGAACGACTCCAAATCGACCAACCTCGATGCGCTCTCCCGCGCCCTGCAGGGGCAAACCGGTGGTGTCGTCCTCATCGCGGGGGGCAAAAACAAAGGTTTCGACTTCGCACCCTTGGCAACGGTGGTGAAACAGCGTGTTCACGATGCCGTTCTGATCGGCGAAATGCGCGAGTCCATCGCGCGCGACTGGGCTGCCGCCTGCGCCTGCCACTGCGAGCCGACCCTGGTAGCTGCTGTCGCCAAGGCTCGCAGCCTCGCCCGCGCCGGCGACACCGTCCTTTTTTCGCCCGGCACTTCATCGTTCGACATGTTCCGCAGCTACGAGGAACGCGGCGATCTTTTCAAACAATTCACCCGCCTGATCCAAACCAACACAACCACACCACAATCATGAGAATACCATTGTTCAGCAAACTGACGGCCAAGTCCCGCGGCCGCAAAGTGGTGCGCGCCACGGCGGCGCGTGCCATGCGCGGAGCGGACGAGGAATACTACGAAGCCGAACCCAACATGAAGCTGTCCCACGCCTTCATGGTCGTGCTGATTCTGCACGTCGTCGCGGTCGGGGGTATTTACGCCTTCAACAAGATCAAAGTGCAGAAGAGTGGCGACCTTCTGGTGAATATTACCGATAAGATCTCGAAAGTGTCCGGAGGCGCGGCATCCGCGAAATCCCAGCCTGCGACTGCACCGTCCGCATCCGCCGTTGCCGCCGCGCCCTCAGCGGAAATGGTGCCCAGCGCACGCCTCACGAGCGATGATGCGGACGAACCGCTGCCGGCCGTAGTTTCGAATGTGCCGACGGGCGGACCCGCCATCGCCGCCGCGTCCACCGTCGCGCCTGCCGCCGAACAAACAACGCCGGTCGTTTCCGCATCTGCCGTCGCGGCCCCGGCCAAGACAGCGGTGAAGTCCGCCGAAGCCTTGCAGTCCAAGACCGCGCCCAAGGTCGAGACCAAGGCGGCCGCGGCATCCGGGACTTACAAGGTGGCGAAGGGGGACAACCCTTACACCATCGCGAAGAAACTCGGCGTGCGCTACCAGGACTTGCTCAAGGCCAACGGTATCGACGACCCGACAAAATTGCAGATCGGCCAAGTGCTCAAAGCTCCGCCCAAAGCGAACTGACGACCCATGCCCCGGCGCACGGCCTACGTTCTGATCCTGTCGATGCTGAGCCTCACGGCGATCGGTATCGTCATGCTTTTCAGCACGGGGGCCTACGCGCAGGACAGCCGGGGCGACATGTATTACTTCGTCAAGCGACAAGCCATGTGGCTCGCGATCGGCGGCGTGGCCTTGGTGGGTGCCGCAGTGGTCGATTATCGCATGTGGGCGCGTGCCTGGCCGTGGCTCTATGGGATTGCCGCTGTCATGCTGGTGCTGTGCTTCGTCCCGGGTGTGGGGATGAAGATCAACGGCGCCCATCGGTGGGTGAATCTCGGTTTCGCCACCTTCCAGCCGAGCGAACTGGGCAAAGTCGCGGTGCTGCTTTTTCTCGCGTGGTGGTATCATCGCAACGAGGAGCGTTCGGCGGAGTTCTGGCGCGGGTTCGTCATCCCTCTGGCCGTGGCCGGGGCGATCATGGCTCTGATCGTCATCGAGGTGGATCTCGGCGCCACCGCGTTGATCGGCGCGACAACGCTCGCCGTGATGTTCGTTGCCGGCACCGGCCTGCGCTGGCTCCTGCCTTTGCTCGGGGCCGGCTTGTGCGGACTGGTTTATGCGGTGTTGAACATCGAGGAGCGCATGGGGCGCCTGCTGGCGTTTCTCGATCCAGAGAAATACCGACTCACCGAGGGCCTGCAGCAATGGCAGGCGATGCTCGCGTTCGGTGCGGGCGGGGTCGAGGGGCTCGGACTCGGGAACGGGAGGCAGAAAATGCTCTACCTTCCTTATGCCCACACGGATTTCATTTTTCCCATGATCGGCGAGGAACTGGGGCTGCGGTTCACGTTGCTCACCGTGTTTTGTTTCCTGCTCATGCTCCTGGCCGGGGCGCTCATCGCGATGAACGCGCGCGACCGTTTCGGCATGCTCCTGGGTTTCGGTATCACGATCATCATCAGTCTGCAGGCGGCGATAAACATCGGTGTGACCACGTCGCTTTTGCCGAACAAGGGCATGCCGCTGCCGTTCATCAGCTACGGCGGGAGCAACCTCGCCGTCTCCATGCTGCTCGTCGGCATGCTGCTGAATATCCACCGCCAAGGCCGGCGTGTGCCGAAAACCCGCGCGCGTGCCGTCCCGGCCACCAGCCTCGCGGTCCGTTTCTGATCCATGAAATTCGTCATCGCTTGCGGCGGAACGGGCGGTCATTTGTTTCCCGGGTTGGCGGTGGCGGAGGTCCTGCGCGCGGGCGGGCACGACGTCCTGCTGCTTGTCTCCGAAAAACAGGTCGATCAGCGCGCCCTGCGAAACCATCCCGATCTGCCGAGCGAAAAACTGCCGTCCATCGGGCTGCCTTCGTTGTTTTCGCCCGCGCTCGTCGCCTTCCTGAGCCGTCTGCGCGCGAGCTTCAAAAAGTGCGGGGCGATCTTTGGTGCGGATCCGCCGGACGCGGTTTTGGGGATGGGTGGATTCACCAGCATCGCGCCGCTCATTGCGGCGCGGCGGCGGGGCATACCGGCTTTCCTGCACGAGTCGAACGCGATTCCCGGCAAGGCCAACCGTCTTGCCGCGCGATTTTGCCGCGCGGTGCTGCTCGGATTCGATGATTGTGCGCGGCACTTTCCGGCCGGCAAAACACGCGTCACGGGGACGCCTATCCGCCGCGAGCTGGGCGAAAATGTCCCGACGCGCGAAGAGGCCAGACAGCGGCTGGGGTTGGACGCCGGAAAGCCGACGCTGCTTGTGATGGGCGGCAGCCAGGGAGCCTCCGGCATCAACGCGCTGGTGACACGCGCCGCCCCGAACATGACAGACAAAAAACTGCAGGTCATTCACCTCGCCGGGGAGCGCGAGGCGCCCGCCGTGGAGGACGCTTACCGCCAAGCCGGTATTCCCGCCGTCGTGTTGCCGTTTTGCGACCGTATGCAGGATGTTTATGCCGCGGCGGACCTTGTCATATCCCGCTCCGGCGCCGCGAGCCTCGGCGAATTGTCGTGGTTCGGATTGCCGTCGGTTCTCATTCCCTATCCGCATGCCGCCGAGGACCACCAGCGTTTGAACGCCGGGATCTTCGTGCGGGCCGGTGCGGCGCGCGTGACCGAGGAAACGGGCACAACGCCGGAGGAGTTTGCCGCGCTGATTCTGTCTTTGCTGGAGTCGCCCTCGATTTTGTCCAACATGGCAACGGCAGCCAAGGGTCTGGCCCCGCGCGATGCGGCGGCCCGGGTGGCCGGGGTGCTGACTGGAGTGCGGGAATGACAACGCAGGAACTGGCCGAGCAATTGCACGGGTCGCCGCGGCGCATCCACCTCATCGGCGTCGCCGGATCGGGGATGAGCGGGATCGCGGCGCTTTTGCTCGCCTTGGGACACAAAGTCAGCGGATCCGACAAGGTGGACTCGGTCGAGGTGAAGCGCTTGCAGACCCTCGGGTTGGATTTTCGGACGCCGCAGCGGGCAGAGGACGTCGCCGATGCGCAGTTGGTCATTTATTCCTCGGCGATCCGGCCCGGCAATCCGGCCTATGACGCGGCGTCGCGTCTGGGCAAACCGATGGTCCGTCGCGCGGAAGCACTGGCCGCTCTCATGCTCGGCAAAAAGGGAATTCTTGTCTGCGGCATGCACGGCAAGACGACCGTCTCGGCCATGGCCGCGCATGTTCTCCGGGCGGCCGGGGCGCACCCTTCGCATTATGTCGGTGCAGAGATCCCGATCCTCGGCACGAATGCGCGATGGGACGCGGGCGGCGAGTATTTCGTGGCCGAGGGAGACGAGAGCGACGGCACCATCACCGGCTACCATCCCGAGCACGCCATCGTCCTGAATATCGAACCGGAGCATCTCGACCATTACGCCGACATCGCGGCGATCGACGCGGCTTTCTCCAAGCTCCTCGACCAGACGACGGGAAAAATCTTCTTCTGCGCCGACGACGCCGGCGCCTCGCGGGTTTGTTCCGGTCGCCCGCGCACGGTGTCCTACGGCCGCACGGGCGCTTATGCCTATGCGGGCTTCGAGGGTGCCGTCTTCGGTTCGAAGTTCAGTTTCTGTCGCGAAGGAAAAGAGTTGGCGCGCGTCACTCTCAATGTCCCCGGCGAGCACAACGCGCTCAACGCCACGGCCGTGCTCGCCCTTGCGACCGAACTCGGTCTGGATCTCGGAAAATGCGTCGCGGCGCTGGAGGGGTTCCGCGGTGCGCGCCGGCGCTTCGAAGTGGTGTATTCTTCCGATGACTACCTGATCGTCGATGATTACGGTCATCATCCGACGGAGATCGCGGCGGTCATCCGGACCGCACGCGGGGCAGGGCGCAAGCGCGTCATTTTGCTCTTCCAGCCGCACCGCTACACGCGCACCCTGGCGCTCAAAGACGAGTTCGGTCGTGCGCTGGCCGAAGCCGATGCCGTGGTGGTGACCGAAATTTATCCTGCCAGCGAGCCCCCGATTCCCGGTGTCGACGGAGGGTTGGTGGCCGAGGCGGCGCGATCGGCGGGTTGCGCGCATACGTCGTATTTTGCCTCGCGCCAGCGGGCCGGCATCGAAGCCGGCCACTTGCTGCATGCGGGGGACCTGCTCGTCACGCTCGGAGCCGGCAACATCCACGAGCAGGCTGCGGCCCTTGCCAGAGACTTGGCGATGCTGGAAAAGTTGCGAGCGGCCATGGGGCCCGGCATTGCCCGGTTGTATGAACCGATGGCCAAGCACACGACCATGAGGGTCGGTGGTCCCGCGCAGTTCTGGCTTGAACCGGAGACGGAGGAGGGGTTCTGCGAATTGGCCCGCACCGCGCACGAACAAGGTCTGCCTTTCATGGTGATCGGACGCGGTTCGAATCTCGTCGTCCGGGACGGTGGCTTGCGCGGTGTGGTGGTGCGGCTGCGCCGCGGCGTGTTCGGGGAATTCTCGACCGAGGGTCACACAATCCGTGCAGGCGTGGGCGTGAGACTCAAAGCCCTGAGCGGCGCGGCTGTCGCCGCGGGTCTCGCCGGCTTCGAGTGGATGGAAGGGATCCCGGGGGACGTGGGTGGATGCCTGCGCATGAATGCCGGGGCGATGGGGGTCGAGGCGTTCGACCAGGTGACTCTGCTGCGCTATGCCGACCAGGAGGGGAATATTTTCGAGCGATCGCCGCGCGATTTCGAAGTTCATTACCGCAGCGTGCCGCTTCTGCGCACAAACTATGCGCTTTCCGCTGTTTTCCGCGGCACGCCTGCTCCTTCCCCCGAAGTCGAAGCCCGAACGCGCGATTACGCGGCCAAGCGCAAGTCGTCGCAGCCCGCCGGCGCGAGCGCGGGTTGCGTGTTCCGCAATCCCGAAGGCGGCAAAGCGGGGCAGCTTATCGATTCGGCGGGTCTCAAAAATCTCCGCGTCGGCGCGGCGCGCGTATCCGATGTCCACGCCAACTTCATCCTGAACGAGGGCGGCGCGACCGCTTCCGAAGTCCTTGCGCTTGTTGAGCAGGTGAGAGCCGAGGTGCTCAAACATCACGGCGTAAGACTTGAGACCGAGGTGCAGATCATCGGGGAGGAGCCTTCGTGAGAACGGAGCTCGCGGATCTTCATCTCGTCGTGCTCATGGGCGGACCGGGTTCGGAGCGCGAGGTTTCTTTGCGCTCGGGCAATGCCGTGTCGGATGCCCTGCGGCGGGGCGGCTACCGTGTCACGCCGCTGGAAATCGCCGGGACCGACTTTGTGTTGCCGCCGGACACCGGCCTTTGCGTGAACATGGTCCACGGCACGTTCGGCGAGGACGGGCAGTTGCAGTCCTTGCTCGATGCCAAAGGAATTCCCTACACGGGCGAGGGTGCCGCGGGCAGCCGCGTCGCTTTCGACAAAAAAGAAAGCAAGAAGATCTTCGAGCGAGCAGGCGTTCCGACCGCGCGCTGGGAAATAATCCCCGCAGGTGCGCGTCCGACGCTGCCCGTGCCGCTGGTGGTCAAAGCGCCGCGCGAGGGTTCAAGCGTCGGCGTGCATATCGTCCGTGACGAAGGCCAACTCGCCCCGGCGCTGGCGGATTGCGCCACGCTCGACAAAGAAATCCTCGTCGAGGAATTCGTCGAGGGCCGCGAACTCACGGTGGGCGTGGTGGGTGACCGGTCCATGGCGGTTGTCGAGATCCGGCCGCTTGAAGGCTTCTACGACTATGCCCACAAATACACCAAGGGCGCGTCCGAGTATTTTTGCCCGGCCCCGCTCGACGCCATGACGACGCGTAGGGTGCAGGAGGCGGCCCTTGCCGCGCACCGCGCGCTCGGCCTCGAGGTCTATTCGCGCGTGGATATCCTGCTTCGCGCCGATGGCTCGCCCTGCGTTCTCGAGGCCAATACAATTCCGGGCATGACCGAGACCAGTCTTCTGCCCAAAGCAGCCGCCGCTGCCGGTCTCGGCTTCCTCGAACTTTGCGAGGAGATTGCCTGCCTGTCGCTGAAACGTTTTCCGCTTCGTCCATGAGCATCCTCCGCCGTCGAACTGCCCGCTCGCGCCGCCCCGTCCGCAAGAAAAGACGGCAGCACCTGCTCGAAGTGACGGCCACGGCCGAGACCGAGCGCCGGCGCAGGAACCAGAAGATCGTCCTTTACGCTGGCGAGGCCGTGGTGGTCGCCGGTCTGCTTGCTTTTGCATGGCTCGGCGTGCGTGCGCTCATCCAGTGGCAATTTCACGGCAACGACCGCTACAACGTGCGGGTTGTCGAGGTTGACACCGATGGCGTTATGACACGCGAGGAGGCGCTGGCAATGACGGGTATACGCGAGGGCGTGAATGTCTTCTCGCTCGATCTCGAGGCCGCCCAGAGGACGCTGGCCGCGGTGCCGAAAATCAAGGACGCCCGTGTCGAGCGGATGCTGCCGGACAAGGTGGTCATCGATATCGACGCCCGCAAGCCGGTGGCGTGGATCGCGCCCAAGGACACGGGTGAAGATCCATCTGCCATGGAGACTTCGCGCCTGATCGACCGGGACGGCGTCATGATGAAACCGGAAGGTTTCGAGCCCGCGCAGGCGGGTCTTCCGGTGATCTACGGCATTCCGACGGAACAATGGAAACCGGGCGACCGTGTCGAGCTTCGCGAACTGCGCGCGGCCGTCGAGCTTTTCGACCGTGTGGCCGAGCGCGCCGATCCCCAGGTGAGCCTGCGCGCCGCCGACGTGGGCAAGGGATGGTGCATTCTTGCGTGGGACGATCCCCAGACGCGTTACACCTTCGGTCTGGACGACTTGTCCGCGCAGCTCGACCGGCTCCGGTTCATCCTCATGCACGTCGGCCAGTCATCCCGTAAGATCGCGACCGCCAACCTCATTCCGTCGCGCAACACGCCGGTGACATTCCGCGATGATCCGCCGCCCGCGCCGGAACCGGCTCCCGCCCCGGCGCCAAAGAAAAAGAAGTCCTGACCATGGCACGCACAAATCTCCATGTCGGATTGGAAATCGGAACGACGAAGGTCGCGGCGGTCATCGCCGAGACGCGCAGTGACGGTCTGCTTCGCATCATCGGCAGCGGTGAAGCGCCCTCCCGCGGGGTGCGCAAAGGCGAGATTGTCGATATCGGCAAGATCACTCTTTGCCTGAGCGATGCGGTGTCCGAGGCGGAGGAGAAGGCCGACCGTGAAATCACCAACGTGGTGGCGGCGGTGACCGGGTCCCACGTGGACAGCCTGAACAACCGCGGAGGGATCCAGATCCCCGAGGATCGCGACGAGATCGAGGAGGAGGACATCTACGAGGTGGAGCAGAGCGCGCGCGATGTGAACATCCCCGCGGGGAATGTCTTCCTGCACACGATCATCCAGCGCTACTACGTGGACGGGCAGGAGGGCGTGGCGAGTCCCCTCGGCATGATCGGCCGGCGGCTCGAGGCGGAATACCATATCGTCCACGGGACGAAGACGCGCATCCAAAACAACCTGCGCTGCATCCACGAGGCGAATCTGCGCGTGGTCAATGTCGTCACCAGCGCCGTGGCTTCGGCCCATGCTGTGCTCGACGAGTCCTCGCGCGAACTCGGGGCGCTGGTCATCGACATCGGCGGCGGCACGACCGACTACATCCTGTTCCGCGACGGTGCCGTGCGCCAGAGCGGCGTTCTCGCCGTGGGCGGCGACCACATCACCAACGACATCGCCATCGGCCTGCGTGTGCCGACCAAGTGGGCGGAAAAAATCAAGGTCGAGCACGCCGACGTCTCCCCGGGCGCGACGCAGGCGCGCGGCACGATCGAGATGGAGGACCCCACCTATTCCGGAGGAGAGATCGAGCGTCGGAATCTCAACGCCGTGGCCGAAGCACGGGTGCGCGAACTTTTCACGCTGCTGAAAAGGCGGCTCAGTTTCGACCGTCAGGCCCAGTTCCTCGGCGCTGGAATTTTTCTCACCGGCGGAACGGCCGAACTCAAGGGTCTTGCCGCGCTGGCGTCCGAGGTTTTCGGCGTGCCGGCGCGCGTGGCCACGCCCCGGCCTTTCCTGGGCCCCGGGATGTTGTTCGAGAGCCCGCGTTTCAGCACGGCCGTGGGGCTGGTGCTCTTCGCGCAGGCCGCGCAGGACGCGCTCGATGATATTTCCATCTTCGACCGCCTTCGCAGCAAGTTGGGCAAATTCATCCCCGGACTATGATCTCCCTCGGCAGCAGCGGCAGCGTGGCGGAACCGTTCGCGCCCGTGACTTCGTTCAAAGTGATCGGGGTCGGCGGAGCCGGGGTGGCCTTGCTGGAGAAACTTTCGCGCGAGGCTCCGGACTCCGATCTTGTCGCCATGCACACCGATGCGCAGGTGCTGCTGGCCTCCGCTGCGCCGCGCAAGGTGCAGCTCGGGCGCGAGGCCGCCAAGGGTCTCGGCACCGGCGGCGACCCTTCGCTGGGTGCAGCCGCCGCCCGCGAGAGCATCGAGGAAATACGCGGCGAGTGCAGCGGTGCGGAGGTGGTTCTTGTTGTCGCGGGTTTGGGCGGTGGCACGGGGTCCGGCGCCGCGGCCGTCGTGGCGGAGGAAGCCAAGAAGGCGGGAGCCCTCGTCTTCGGCCTTGCGACACTGCCGTTCACTTTGGAGGGTGCTCAGCGCACCGGGCAGGCCCGCGCGGCGCTCGGCCGATTGGGACTCCACTGTGCGGCGGTTCTTTGCTTCGAGAACGATCGCATGTCCGAATCTGCGCCGGACGACGCCACGGTCACGCAAGCGTTCGATGCCGCATCGCAAATCCTCGTCCAAACCGTGCGTGCCCTCGGCCGCATGCTCGGGCTTCCCGCAGTGCTGCGCGTCGGCCCCGATGAACTCCTGCAAATGTTCCGCGGTGCCGAGGTGCGATGCCATTTCGGTCATGGCGAGGCGTCGGGCTCCGATCGTGCGCGCGAAGCGGTCGAGCAAGCGCTGCGCAGTCCATTGCTGGGCAACGGCAGGACGCTGTCGGGTCCCGATCATGTGCTGGTGCATGTCACGGGAGACGCCGGTTTGCGCTTGGCGGAAGTCCAATCCGTTCTGCGTCATCTTTCCCGCCACGCCGATGACTCGGCGCAGATCTTTCTCGGTGTCGGCACCGATCCCCGTGCGGGCGACACGCTCGGTGTGACCATTCTTGCCGGGACAAAGTCTTCCGGAATGATGGGCGGCGAGGAAATCGGGGAGGCGTTGACGCAGGATGAGGAAAACGCGTTTCCGGACGATGCTGCCGGCAAAACTGGAAAACCCGCCCGGGGCAAAAGCAAGACAGGCAAGCGCACCGCGGCCGGCCAGACCCAGGAAGAGTTGCCTCTCGACCAAGCCATGCGCGGGCGCTTCAAAGACCTCGATCCGACCATGGTCGACGGGCAGGACCTCGACATCCCAGCATTTATTCGGATGCGTATCCGTTTGAAATAGTGCTAGCCTCCGGGCTGCATGAGACCCGACCGCTTCACCCAGAAAATGCAGGAGGCGCTCAACGCTTCCGCCGATCTGACCGGCAAACTTCACCAGCAGGAAATCGGCAACGAGCAGTTCCTTCTCGCCCTTCTCGAACAGTCGGAGGGTGTCGCTGTGCCCCTGCTGCAAAAGGTCGGGGTTTCGGTGGCGCGGTTGCGCGAACAACTGAACGCGGAACTGGCCCGCCGGCCCAAGATTTCCGGTGCGGTCGGGCAGCCCCATATCGGGAACGACTTGCGCAAAACCCTGGAGGCGGCCGAAGCCGTGATGGCGAAGCTCAAGGACGAATATCTCAGCGCCGAACATTACCTTCTCGCCCTCTCCCAAGCCTCGGACACGGCGGGCAAGTTGCTTCGTGAGGACGGCGCGACCCACGACAAGTTGATGCAGGCGTTGGTCGAGGTGCGCGGATCTCAGCGTGTGACCGACCAGAACCCCGAGGAAAAATACCAGGCGTTGCAAAAATACGGGCGCGATCTGACGGACCTCGCCAAAAGAGGGAAAATCGACCCTGTCATCGGACGCGACGAGGAAATCCGCCGGACCATGCAAGTGCTCTCGCGGCGGACGAAGAACAACCCGGTTCTCATCGGCGAGCCCGGCGTGGGCAAGACGGCGATTGTCGAGGGTCTGGCGCGGCGGATTGTGAGCGGGGATGTGCCGGATTCGCTGAAGAACAAAAAGATCATCGCCATGGACATCGGGGCGATGATTGCCGGCGCGAAATTCCGCGGAGAATTCGAAGAGCGGCTCAAGGCATTCCTCAAAGAGGTCACATCCTCGGAAGGGCAGATCATCCTCTTTATCGACGAGCTTCACACCATCGTGGGTGCGGGGGCGGCCGAGGGATCGGCCGACGCGTCAAACATGCTCAAGCCGCAGTTGGCTCGTGGAGAGCTGCGCACCATCGGGGCGACGACGCTCGATGAATACCGAAAATACATCGAAAAAGATGCCGCCCTCGAGCGCCGCTTTCAGCCGGTGATGGTGAACGAACCGAGCGTCGAGGATA
The nucleotide sequence above comes from Chthoniobacterales bacterium. Encoded proteins:
- a CDS encoding LysM peptidoglycan-binding domain-containing protein, encoding MRIPLFSKLTAKSRGRKVVRATAARAMRGADEEYYEAEPNMKLSHAFMVVLILHVVAVGGIYAFNKIKVQKSGDLLVNITDKISKVSGGAASAKSQPATAPSASAVAAAPSAEMVPSARLTSDDADEPLPAVVSNVPTGGPAIAAASTVAPAAEQTTPVVSASAVAAPAKTAVKSAEALQSKTAPKVETKAAAASGTYKVAKGDNPYTIAKKLGVRYQDLLKANGIDDPTKLQIGQVLKAPPKAN
- the ftsW gene encoding putative lipid II flippase FtsW; this encodes MPRRTAYVLILSMLSLTAIGIVMLFSTGAYAQDSRGDMYYFVKRQAMWLAIGGVALVGAAVVDYRMWARAWPWLYGIAAVMLVLCFVPGVGMKINGAHRWVNLGFATFQPSELGKVAVLLFLAWWYHRNEERSAEFWRGFVIPLAVAGAIMALIVIEVDLGATALIGATTLAVMFVAGTGLRWLLPLLGAGLCGLVYAVLNIEERMGRLLAFLDPEKYRLTEGLQQWQAMLAFGAGGVEGLGLGNGRQKMLYLPYAHTDFIFPMIGEELGLRFTLLTVFCFLLMLLAGALIAMNARDRFGMLLGFGITIIISLQAAINIGVTTSLLPNKGMPLPFISYGGSNLAVSMLLVGMLLNIHRQGRRVPKTRARAVPATSLAVRF
- the murG gene encoding undecaprenyldiphospho-muramoylpentapeptide beta-N-acetylglucosaminyltransferase, with amino-acid sequence MKFVIACGGTGGHLFPGLAVAEVLRAGGHDVLLLVSEKQVDQRALRNHPDLPSEKLPSIGLPSLFSPALVAFLSRLRASFKKCGAIFGADPPDAVLGMGGFTSIAPLIAARRRGIPAFLHESNAIPGKANRLAARFCRAVLLGFDDCARHFPAGKTRVTGTPIRRELGENVPTREEARQRLGLDAGKPTLLVMGGSQGASGINALVTRAAPNMTDKKLQVIHLAGEREAPAVEDAYRQAGIPAVVLPFCDRMQDVYAAADLVISRSGAASLGELSWFGLPSVLIPYPHAAEDHQRLNAGIFVRAGAARVTEETGTTPEEFAALILSLLESPSILSNMATAAKGLAPRDAAARVAGVLTGVRE
- the murC gene encoding UDP-N-acetylmuramate--L-alanine ligase, with the translated sequence MTTQELAEQLHGSPRRIHLIGVAGSGMSGIAALLLALGHKVSGSDKVDSVEVKRLQTLGLDFRTPQRAEDVADAQLVIYSSAIRPGNPAYDAASRLGKPMVRRAEALAALMLGKKGILVCGMHGKTTVSAMAAHVLRAAGAHPSHYVGAEIPILGTNARWDAGGEYFVAEGDESDGTITGYHPEHAIVLNIEPEHLDHYADIAAIDAAFSKLLDQTTGKIFFCADDAGASRVCSGRPRTVSYGRTGAYAYAGFEGAVFGSKFSFCREGKELARVTLNVPGEHNALNATAVLALATELGLDLGKCVAALEGFRGARRRFEVVYSSDDYLIVDDYGHHPTEIAAVIRTARGAGRKRVILLFQPHRYTRTLALKDEFGRALAEADAVVVTEIYPASEPPIPGVDGGLVAEAARSAGCAHTSYFASRQRAGIEAGHLLHAGDLLVTLGAGNIHEQAAALARDLAMLEKLRAAMGPGIARLYEPMAKHTTMRVGGPAQFWLEPETEEGFCELARTAHEQGLPFMVIGRGSNLVVRDGGLRGVVVRLRRGVFGEFSTEGHTIRAGVGVRLKALSGAAVAAGLAGFEWMEGIPGDVGGCLRMNAGAMGVEAFDQVTLLRYADQEGNIFERSPRDFEVHYRSVPLLRTNYALSAVFRGTPAPSPEVEARTRDYAAKRKSSQPAGASAGCVFRNPEGGKAGQLIDSAGLKNLRVGAARVSDVHANFILNEGGATASEVLALVEQVRAEVLKHHGVRLETEVQIIGEEPS
- a CDS encoding D-alanine--D-alanine ligase, with the protein product MGGPGSEREVSLRSGNAVSDALRRGGYRVTPLEIAGTDFVLPPDTGLCVNMVHGTFGEDGQLQSLLDAKGIPYTGEGAAGSRVAFDKKESKKIFERAGVPTARWEIIPAGARPTLPVPLVVKAPREGSSVGVHIVRDEGQLAPALADCATLDKEILVEEFVEGRELTVGVVGDRSMAVVEIRPLEGFYDYAHKYTKGASEYFCPAPLDAMTTRRVQEAALAAHRALGLEVYSRVDILLRADGSPCVLEANTIPGMTETSLLPKAAAAAGLGFLELCEEIACLSLKRFPLRP
- a CDS encoding FtsQ-type POTRA domain-containing protein gives rise to the protein MSILRRRTARSRRPVRKKRRQHLLEVTATAETERRRRNQKIVLYAGEAVVVAGLLAFAWLGVRALIQWQFHGNDRYNVRVVEVDTDGVMTREEALAMTGIREGVNVFSLDLEAAQRTLAAVPKIKDARVERMLPDKVVIDIDARKPVAWIAPKDTGEDPSAMETSRLIDRDGVMMKPEGFEPAQAGLPVIYGIPTEQWKPGDRVELRELRAAVELFDRVAERADPQVSLRAADVGKGWCILAWDDPQTRYTFGLDDLSAQLDRLRFILMHVGQSSRKIATANLIPSRNTPVTFRDDPPPAPEPAPAPAPKKKKS
- the ftsA gene encoding cell division protein FtsA yields the protein MARTNLHVGLEIGTTKVAAVIAETRSDGLLRIIGSGEAPSRGVRKGEIVDIGKITLCLSDAVSEAEEKADREITNVVAAVTGSHVDSLNNRGGIQIPEDRDEIEEEDIYEVEQSARDVNIPAGNVFLHTIIQRYYVDGQEGVASPLGMIGRRLEAEYHIVHGTKTRIQNNLRCIHEANLRVVNVVTSAVASAHAVLDESSRELGALVIDIGGGTTDYILFRDGAVRQSGVLAVGGDHITNDIAIGLRVPTKWAEKIKVEHADVSPGATQARGTIEMEDPTYSGGEIERRNLNAVAEARVRELFTLLKRRLSFDRQAQFLGAGIFLTGGTAELKGLAALASEVFGVPARVATPRPFLGPGMLFESPRFSTAVGLVLFAQAAQDALDDISIFDRLRSKLGKFIPGL